The DNA segment ATGAACTATGCAATGCCTATGTATCAGTGCAAGAAGGATGAAACACCAGGCCGGGCATCAGTATTTTCATGTACGGTTGACATTGGGGGGATTCTATATATTGGGGGAGCAGCAAAAACAAAGAAGGAAGCAGAGATAAAAGCTGCCAGAACTGCTTTATTAGCTATCCAGTCAAGTGCATCGCAAGCTTCCCAAGACCAGGTTGGCCATCCACAGTTGACAGTCCTTCCATGCAGAAAAAGGGCAACAGAATCTGTTGCCATAGCTGATGAGAATTCAAATCCCCCAAAGCCTAAGAAAGCGCGGTTTAAGAGGAAGTCTTCCAAGAGGAAACCCTCTAGAGACAAGATGGGCCAAATTCATACTGAAAACTTGGGCATTGGAGCAAATATCAATCATGAGGTAGAAACACATGCAAGTGTTAATGGTGAATCTGGCATCCTTGAAAAGAAATCCGAAACATTCACTTCAGAAGCCACCAACAATTTTGAGAATGGAGTATCAGTTAATTATCAAGAGAAAGAAACATTGGCTGGGGAGAGTTCTCTTGCTGTCAATAGCCAGGAAGGAATTTTTGAGAATGGGAAGTCAACAGAATTATATTCCAAGGAGAACAATCTTGTGACTGTTGTTACAGAACTATCTTCTGTGTCAAATGGAGGCATACCGGAAACAGGTGTGGAGGTGAACAAACAGCAATACAATGGAGAAATGGTTTCTGACCATTGTGTTGTGGGGGGTTGAGGcttattgaattatttaaattgGAAGGTAAGATTCAAGCAATGGCAGTCATTTATTAGTGTTAGGAACCTTGAGGCTTCCAACTGTTTTTCTTTGTTGGGTGTCACTCAATTAGGAAAGTAAAATACAGGATGTGATGATTCTCATAGCatgttgataatttttatcGTTTAACTGATGAGGGTGTTTTAACACCATTTATTTATGTTGTATTAGTATATTTTGAGTTATCTGCTCCATTTGTCCGCGACATGGGACATGGATTTGGACGGGTTTGAGTTTATATTAAAAACGCTGTTTCCTTTCAGAGTTTAACGTTACATTTGAAACGTGTTTCATAAGAATCAATGCATGTATTCGAAGTTGAGAACTTTAACGGTGTGTTTGGTAGGATGAGGAAAAATGCCCCCAAAAATCACTTCTCCTGTCGGGTAAGGCATTAGATATTTACCAAAACTTGTAGGTCTTTGAGCAGATCCGAGATAGAAATAGGGTGAATAAAAATAGATGAGAACTATAATAGATTTAGTCTTACAAAGATAATTCAcacatgtgtatttttttttaaaaaacttgacGACTTAACTCTTAATTGTTTACAGAACAGAATGTATATGATAATAATAGTACAGAATgtataagataataataattgttgttCATGTGTGAAAAATCTATTATATGAAGTTAATAGAAGTTAAGGGTAATGTCTAAACAATTAACAATGTGACGATTGGCGGGACGAAATAACTCAGTCCTAAACTTAGTCAATTAATCAATTGATTTATATCTACGCCTTTGGTGGTGTCCCAAAATGGCTTTAGGggaataagaaaaatagaagtaataaataacattattatttcatatatttgaataaaaatgttcttttgatttaacattttatttattaaaaaattgttaattactAATGAGTTTGTTGTTTGGTTTCATGTTAGATTTTTTAGAATTACATTGAAGTAtccttaagataatttttcttgttCCCTTCCATGTTAAAGAGTTGATTCAATTAGGATTCTCAATTTTTCCATGatatttatctttataatttgaTCATGTGGATTAGGttcaattttgatataatttgaCTATCCATAATAAGAGCTAATTTTGTGTGCAAAATTggtttttattgaaataatttcaaacaattttggtgttggatattttttttatagagtttaactattaattttacttttataataaaaatatttaaaaataaatcgcaTCAAATAATATCTATTCTTTAGgggaaaaaaagtgattttggaAACTACTAAAGTGATCTCAGCACACTATTCACTCTTGTGCGTGGTAGTGTGAATTAAGTTTGAAAATGCACGGTCGGCCTCGCAAAGCGTTGAAGCAAGAAGATGAAGCCGCTTCAGCAGCCAAAACTGAGAAGCTTCGTTCTGTACAAGCTCAGTTCCTCGCCAATCACCACAATCAcatgttgcttcttcttccttcaactttcttctctctctctctctctctctctctcgatttATTCAAGAATTGCGCAAATCTGGTTGGCTGCAGATATAGCAAGGAAGCGCTAGATTTGAGCGCGAAGCTTCTAGAAGTGAATCCAGAGTGCTACACAGCTTGGAATTACAGAAAGCTCGCCGTTCAACATTTTCTCTCTAACTCCGATTCCGATCCCCACTCTATCTTCGATGACGAGCTCAAACTCGTGCGTTTTCACTCTCGTCGgttaatttaattcaatataatttggaaaataaataattacttgattttgtttttctatgAATTGAATGAATTACTATGCTTGGTTATTTATTTAGGTGGAGAATGCGTTGAGGAAGAATTTCAAGTCTTACGGCGCGTGGCATCATAGAAAATGGGTACTCAACAAGGGGCATTCGTCCATAGACAACGAAATGCGCCTTCTGAATGGTTTTCAGAAGATGGATCCTCGGAATTTTCATGCCTGGAATTACCGAAGGTTAATCCCTCTTTTCaaccagagaaaaaaaaattatgcaaattGAGAGTTTTTTTTACCACTGTGTTTTTTACAGTTAAAAATCAAATCTcgcatttataaataaataaataaacacatGTTTCCAGTGCAGTATTTAACTCTAGTTCAATCTTTAAACCGAATTGGCTAAGTTGGTGTcctttttttgtgttgattttacttCCAGGTTTGTTGCTGAACTGATGAAACGATCAGATGAGGATGAGCTGAAATACACAGAGGAAGTGATAGCGACTAATTTCAGTAATTACTCTGCATGGCACAATCGTAGGTTGGTATAGTTAGCTTGAAGTTTACTTATTCAAAGGGACATTCTGGCACCTTTTCGGTATGGCTTTGCTCATTTTATTGCCTGAGttacataaatatgttttttcagAACTTGTGAATCGACCATAGACTGTTTTccttgtgtgtgcatgtgtCTCTGAAAGGGCATGAAATTGCAATGTTAGAAATGATGTTGTGTTGTTGTATTGCGCATCTTGCTGACATATTTGTAGTCAAGATTGATTTGTCtacttatgtttgttttattattatgttattttcttgaaataagCATTGCCATCTATCAACCTTACATATTTAAATGTTTTCAATGTGAATCTTGGAGGTGTACCTTTGGTATCTATGCTTGATCAATTGTGGTCGAGAATGGTGGTTTGATTTCATGTTTACACCCATCTCGTTGTTTGGCAAATATTTGTTTCAGTATTGCCAATAATAATCAATTAGCTTCTACTTTGAAGCATTCTACATGATTCTCATATGGATAAACAAACTGAAAGTATATTATTGCATGTACTTTAAAAATGACACCCTTTTGGTGCTTGATATGGTTACATGCCATGTTCTATCGAAATATAAACATTCCCATTTCCCACATCTTAAATGATCATGATACATGATGCAATGACTTTTATCATTTGAACATGAGAGATATTTTTATGTTGTTGTAAAAAGTTTGTGTAACTGTATGCACCAGGTAGTAATACTACCCTTCATTAGAATAGTGGGaaaccctttttttctttttggttttcctTCAGTGTTTCTTTTTGGGTGGGTTCAAACCAACACCATTCTTTAGGACTTTGTTTCATTGGGtaaaatgtgactcttcatgatTTATTAATCTAAAGCAAAAGGCCAAGAAAGGCggattaactaattttattaatacatATTGTATTGCGAATTTTTCAGTGTGCTTTTGTCTAATTTGCTGAAAAGAAAGGCTGAAGGATATTTCCCTAAAGAAAAAGTTTTGGAAGAGGAGTTTGAGCATGTCCACAATGCTATTTTTACCGATCCAGATGATCAGAGTGGCTGGTTTTATCATCTTTGGCTCATTGAACAAACAGTGAAAATTGATGCTCCTCTACTTGTTTCATCTTGGCCTTCCCATGGATCTAATATAACTCTAATTGGGGACAATGATCTTCGTGGTTGTGGTTTGTCTCTTCTGAATGGTACACTATCAAACCCTGGAACACTTCCAATCATTCTTTATTTCAATCAAGCCGTAGAAGGAATAAACTCATCCACAGTGGCTATTAAATCTGAACTTTTAAAGGAGGAACTTATTTGGAAACCACTTTCAATGAACAATTCAAATACTGCTCAGTTTTGGGTTGTATATCTAAACCTTGGAAATTTTGAGCTTCAACCGTCAAAAACTTACTCTGTAGAGATCAACATTGGACATTCTAAGGGTATTATATCTTCAAATGGAAATCACTTTGATGATCCTTCCCAAATTTCCTGTAAAGTGTTTGTGCAGACTGCATCTAGTGAACCTACTGAAGGACAGGGTGGGAAAAGGACTACATGGAAGGATACAAATTTCCAAAAAATTGACCATTTTCAGGAATCAGATTCCATTCTTCCTGCTGATCAAAATCACCATATTCCAACAACTTCCAATTGGTGCACTGAGGAAATTGGTGAAGAAATAACTAAAGTTCGGGACTTATTGTTCGAGTATGACTGGTAAGGTTGATTTCTTAAATGGATAATCTTATGATTTAAAGTTATTCCCATGTTTTTGTCCCTGttttattagataataatgTGTGCCCTTTTCTTTTTGTAGTAAAATTGGTAAGCTTACACTAGCAAGACTTTTGAGTGCTCTTGATTCGTTATCATTTCAATATGATGGAAGAAAATCTAACACTGAAGAAGTTCTTCAACTTTACACTGATCTGATGAAGTTGGATCCAACACATTATCTATACTACAAAGATGAGCATAGTCTAATATCACTAAAGCGGGTAATTCAGTATTAAATATCTATTGTAACATGATCCTGTTTGCCATTCACTTTTGTTGATAAAGATGACAAATACTCATGTGAATATCTCTATCAGCATACATTAAATAATATGATGCCAGCTAGAATAAAAAGACCTTTCATTCTTGTATCTGTTCTCGAATGAACgtgtttatttttctgtttccaaattgaaaactgaaaacaTGACTAAGAATGTATTTATTTGTGTTTAACTGAAAAGGATTTCCTTGGATTCCCATTTGAGGTGTGGGAAAAAAGTGGAAgctgaaaatattttcagaacCAAACTTGCACTTTGTAGACAAATCTGTTGACTGGAGAAAAGGCATTTAGAAAATACAAGAATCTTCCaatttctattgttttttttttccattatgcTGGTTTTCCTATAAAATTGTGCTAGTCTTTGGAAGCTTTTATTTGGCCATGCTTGTGTATTTTTATACTTGCTATTAGCATTACACTAGTGCAAATTTTCTGTTTCTTCCACCAtaaatcatttttctctttttatgttttgatgattcTGCAGATAACTTCAACTAGGGATTCTTTACTACCATACTGCCACTACTATAAAGATGCaacagaaacaatcactggttaTGTCTGTCTACGATTACGAAATCTATCATTGTCACGGATGGGATCCATTGAGAATTTATTGTGGGTGCAAATGCTAGACCTTAGCCACAACGAACTTCAATCCGTTGAAGGTAGAACTTGCATATCTGATTATTTTACAGTAACTTAGCTTTTCCCTCCCTTAAAATACAAGAGTCTATCCTTATTCCTTCTTAGTGGGTGCAGCAACATGTATTCTTGTATGTCATCGTGCTTAATCCTGTATCATAGATTCATGAAcccttaatttttcttattcttaattAAACTGAATAATATTATGCTctcctattttctttttaactttctTATCAGGATGTTTTGCTTGTATTAACAAACCACTAGTCTTCTTCCCTTCTGTTTCTATCCATGTTTAGCTAACCCCAATTCTTTCCTATGCTAATGAAGCATAAGCTGTCCGCCTTTTGAATCTATATAGCTTCAGCAGGACTACTGATGTTAatagtttaataaaatttaataaattaatgttaatgatttgaatattttttgtttcttgcaaTATATATTTACCCAATTATAGCAAACATGATTTTCAAGTTGTTATGCAGAGAAACTGAATCCTGAAAGGTTGTCTCTAGCTTAGGTTGTATCTTTAATCTCTTTTGGAAAGTTTAGCTTTTGACGTTGTATCCAAAAATGGAAATCAAATGTCTCATACTGAATCTTTTGACAGGGTTGGAGGCCATGCAACTTCTATCTTGCTTAAACCTGAGTCATAATAAATTTGGTAGTTTTACTGCTTTGGAGCCTGTCAGATTGCTTAAGTCACTTAAAGTGTTGAATATCTCATACAATGAGTTAGGCTCTCACTCGATTGACACCACGAGATACTTATGCTCTTCTCCTGTATCACATGCTGAAGAATTTGCCTGGGACCGTTTTGAAATCCTCACTGACAGCATTAATGCCACAAAATTTTGGGAAGCTTTCTTGATATTTGGAAGCTTGACATTGACAGAGTTAAACATAACAGGGAATGCAGTAGCTGATGAGAACTTCAGGTCATTTCTTGTCAAAGTTTTGCCAACACTCAAGTGGCTAGATGATGAAGAATTATCTTGACCTATCCTGGCTTTTAGGGATACAGTTTTATCTTACCGGTATAATGTGAAAATATACTTCCTCATCCAGAAGATTGTTCATTCATTGGGTAAACTTGTCCTTGACAAAGGACATTTTTAACCCATTTATCATTTGGTCCTAACTGGCATAAGATCCTAGATTGCTACTATGGATTGTGCTAATAAAAGTGGGTAACATATTTTACTGTCTATACAAAATACCAAATGACGTCCTTGATGAGTTATACAAGCTCCTTGTTCAAATCTCAGTGCTTCGCCTTAGTCATGAAGAAGGTGCAGTTTATTTTACAAGTCTTAAACATGTACCCGATCTTTGATATTAGCCTTGTTAGGCTTGAATTTCTCTCAAATTCTGGTGCACTGACACATTAAGGTGTAGTCCATTCTCTCGTGAAGGACAAAAGTATCATTTGTGTAATCAATCTCTCTCATGTTTCCTTGATCTTAACCTTGTATTTTTGAACATTGCATGCTTGAAACAGTGATTGTAACTTGTTGCCTTGTTAAAATAGAGAAGACAACTAGACAAGTTTAGGAATCATATTTACACCCTAATAATCTCTCTAATTTATTAACACACACAAATAATCTCGgtcattttttaaacaaatccaATCCCTTTTAGAGTTGATCTTCTTAAGACCtgcaaaaaaaatcttaacagCTGAAAAATGCTGCGGTTTGATAGAATCCTTGGTGGATTTGATGAGGGCAGAACTGGCTTGACATTTGAAGGAGGTTGTTGGATTGTCACAGTTGATGAAGTTCTAGAAAATGGCACTCTCCAAAGTAGAGAACATGCAAAAAGTGAGCCTTGTAAACAAAGGGAACCAATCCTCAGCAAAGGTGTCAGTGAGGGAGACCTCCTTCAGTCAAAAGCACACACCCTTTTGCAGTTACTAAGAGAGTCTCTTTATCCAGAATATACACTCTTTTGAAatcctctctttctctttctacaTACCACAACTTGTGAGATGAAAAATCCAtggcaaaaagaaaacaaaacataagcGAAAAAGGAATACTACAttttgaaagagaaagagaaattttGTGTTATATAAAAGGCAGGACTGCATGATCCACTGGTTGTGGTTCTTAGATCTTTGGCAGAAGGAGGTCCCCCAAGTAAGAAATTTTGTTCCCTTTCAATTTCTAAGATTTCGCATCTTAAGATAGCGTAGAATTAAAATCCTTCGGCGAAAATCATTTTATTGCTTGCTCAAACTTAACATTCAATTACTCTCCATAATCGAAGATTAGAAACAACAGTTATAAATTAAACATACAATAACCAAAGCGATCGATCACATCTTAAAGCTCACATCACTCAACACCAAATTACGACGATCCCAACCTGCTGAGCGCTTCTTGAGCCACATTCAACTGTGGCTCCAACTCCAAAGCCTCTTTATAAGCTTTCTTCGCTTCCTCTCCCATCTTGTTCCCTTCGTAGGTTTCCCCCAACATGCACCACGCCTTCGCGTTTCGCGGACTCAGCTTCACCGACTCGGTCAAATCAGCCAGCACCGAGTCAACGCCGCGCCGCTCGCTCATCGCGATCTTCAGTTCCGCCCTCTTCAGAAGCGCGTCACCTCTCTCGTCCTCCGCGAGCGAACCCGCTGCGAGTGGAGACAACGCGGCGTCGAGCGCATCGAGCGCGTTGGTGCGGAAGCCCTGGAGGTCGAGCGCCATGGACTTGAGGAGGTGCGAGGCGGCGTCCTTGGGGTCGAGCGCGATGGCCTTCTCGGCCTCGGCTAGGGCTTGTTTGGCGAGGGAAGTTGCGGAGGAAGCGCTTTTGGATCTTCTGGCTTGGGCGAGGAGCTGCGCGCCTTTGACGAAATGGCGCTTGGCTTGCACGGCCCGTGGGTTCGGGGGACGGTGGCGGAGCTTGGCGTAGAGGTTTTGAGGGATGCCGTGCATCCAGAGGAAGCTGAAAATCGTGAGCGAGATGAAAACGACTTGTAACGCCACGTCGCGGATCATTGCTTTCTTCTCGTCgaactccattttttttttttggtttctccGATCTACAGATAGATGAGATGAATTTTTGACGTGTTGAGGAAGGGCTCAGTTGTGTAGTGAAGCTCTTGTTCCGTCAGAGACTTTATGCATACCGTAGCCGCCTTGCTTCCTTTGACttatctccttcttttttctcattattattattctcgTTAACGGAAATAATAATTGAGGTAAAAAAGGAGagattttatataaaagtatttctgcttcaaaatatatatatatattaagtatttCCACTAGGTGTAGTTGGATGGTGTGATCGGAGTAAATGAAgggatatataatttatatatttattataaatatgagaaaaaaattatacatgtaaagttttacatttttattcaattaatcaAGCAGGTATGATAACCTCATCGTGTGTCAGGCTGGAAATTTGCTACTTCATGAATGGTAGCACAAAGTTCAATCTTGCTAACAAAAGTATCTTTGACTATAAATTGGTCTAGATTCTCCATAGCTGATGATCATCCTCATTAATGTTTCCATCAGGAGGAACTTCAAATTCAAAACGCAACGAATCCTCGAGAGATCTATTTCGTACACATCGTAGCAGAGGAAGTTAAACCATCGCGACAATGAAGTTTGACACCTGTGTCAGAGAAACTATACAGGAGGAAGTTCGCTTCCACACCCAACcgaattttttataatacaatACTCACTTGGCCTTGAGCAATGATTTGAGATTCAATTTTATCTTCGTCTTGAGATCCTTTTCCACCGCCATTGTTGCGAACATTGCAAGTTGAGTCAACGAAATGGATCTCCATTGTGTTCCACCATCAACGACGTTCATGTATAATACCAAATGACACTTCCCTTATTAGTTCTCCATCTCATCGACAACAATGTTGATGTTGCAGAGCCACTAGTGAAGGATTTCTAATCTTGAGAATGAAGAAAGAAACTCGATtcgattttcattttttgttgaacCATAAGAGTGTGACCCCAAGGAATCAATCCTCTTAATGTTTTTGCCAGCAAGATAGAGTTTTGTGATAGCAGTGCCGAAGTAGCAAACTTTCAACTTGTTGCAAAGTGATTACATAGAATTTTACTAGCAAAGGAGAGATAGTAGTAGAGTAAAAATGAGTTCAATGTTAAAAATACATCCTAATAATGTAAAATGGATTAACTCAACAACTATTGTGATCCAATATAAACCATGGTGTTCCACAATAACACacatctttattttataaacttttaagttttaaccatcttataaaatatttttgccaAACAAATGTCGTTAATTATCTTCATTATAAATACATCTacataaattatcaaatatcCTCTAATACTCTGTTTGGTAGAGATAATAGAAAtagaataaatacaaataagagaaatattttaattaaaataatgtggTAAAATATGAGACTcactcatttttaaattttccttACTTTTCCTCTCTATTTTCACTCTGAACCCCCTTTACCAAACAAAGGGTGAattaacaaaatagaagaatatgttaatataaaaaacaacttaattaaataaaaatagaagaaaatatcatctttaattaaataattatcagaattgaaattttgaaacataaaatgaaaattatgattttaccttttttatgaGAGAGAAAAGTCGATGTCGAGCAATAAATACAACTTTAACGCTTTCTAAGCccatatttgaaagaaaaaaataatcatttcataaccttctttaagatttttgaaagaaaaaaaaagattatttaacTAAGATAAATTGAATGCACTAAATAAAGTGggttaaatttctatttttaacaGCTTATTTAGCAATTGTTATGTCTCGACCCCTTTTGGGGAGACCACAgctcaaataataattataatttttcccaCTCTAATTTGTacactatatatatatcccaagaaaattgaaaagaaatccTTTTTGCTCAAGtacgacaaaaaaaaataacacttgCTAATTGTTAATTATCGTTTCCATAAAATGGGCAAGAAGTTTCAGGCGCAAGAAAACCCAATTTTGGGCTGCGGCGTATCTCTATGTATCCGCCATCTTTATCACCTCTGCTGGAGATTTTACCAGCTTCTTTAGTGAGTCAACTATGCTACCAAAAGGTGGGCGTTCACTAGGGTCATTGCCAAGTTAAATAAAGCAAGCATCAGAAATAAAAGCAACGTTTAGGAACACGTGAATTATGCAGATTTTTCTGAAATTGGTAAGATTCCCACCTTCTAAggcaaaagaaaaatcaatgatGTTGACAATTTAGCATGAATATAGAGATCCAAAATTCATGTTGGCTATGAAAACTCCGTCACTCTACATAAAAGCCAGGTTTTCCAAAATTATGAATTCCATTTTTAAGAAATGGTATCAGAATATAGGGTAATtgtattttcaaataattttaataatacttatatCAGTGTTcatagaaaaccaaaaaaaaataaaaatacatgcacTATTCTAATAAAATTGGACTAAGTGGCACACAGATGTTCACAATTTACAAAGAAACTACATGAATAACACTTACACTTCCCAACAAGATTCCATGAGGGAGGCCAAAGCCGGGGAGATGTTTGGAGAGATAGCAAGCCTCCTATTCTGGAAAGCAACAGCTCCAACCACCTGAGAGTTCACATGATGATGATAATTACTTTACAATCTATTGAGGAGGTTACATTATGCCAAGCAGTCGTTTGAAATATGCAAGTTGGCATGTATACCTTTACATTATATGTCCTTTTTAAACTAACAAATTCTTGCAAATGGTCCCTACTACGGTATAAATAAACACGAGTAAAAATAATTGGCttcaaacatttaaaatttagagcATATAAATTCATCGAGTTTACCTGGGCAGGGCTAAAGTCAATTCCATGGTTGTTGCATGGTCACAAGTTCCCACACGATAACTCCAAAACTGAATACGTCAGATTTCTCATTGGAGGGTTCACCGCGAAGAAATTCTGGAGCCATCCACTCGggctaaaattaaaatcaagagAGTTACACACTTATTGAGAGGTAGcatgaattaaaatttcaacCTATTAGATATTAGAAGAATGACCCAAAACCCAAGTGCAAAGACAGGAAAGCAAGTCCCTTGTTCACTTGCGCATACTTCCCATCCAAAAGATTGGACCAACATAACATGATTGTATCATTGATCTCGGTACCATGTATCTGAAAGGCTAATTAGAAATGACGGGGAATGAACATGCATTCACAAGTAGCTACAACAGTTCAAGTTTTGAAGTTTTTATTTCAAACTTGAAAGTGCTACTCCAAAAGATGAGGAAAGAAGTggttttttattcataagataaattggaagagttataacaaGAATTGATATGATGAAGTTTATAGTGAGAGACTGGAGGTAGAAACTTAACTGTTCCAGCAACAGATTTGGACGGTATGAAAGTGTTTGCCTTAAACCTGGACAATCCAAAATCACAAACCTgaacatgaaaagaaaaaagaaattatcttCTTgcataaaatgtttaaaaaatccCATAATATAAACTGCTAAATCAGTTTCATTCTGCCTTCACAGTCCAATTTTTATCCACTAACAAGTTTGGGGATTTGAGATCCCAGTGCACAATTGGAGGTTTCAAACAGTGGAGATAATTGATCCCTTTAGCCTGCAATCAAACACATGATATGTTATACACAAGATAATTGTTcagtgtaaaaaaataataataaccggCACATACCACATCCAAAGCCATTCGTAATCTCCTCCTCTTATCCAGAATTTCACCAGATGCTGGTCTGTGTATCAGGCGGTATAAACTGCCCCTGTCACAAAATTGTACAGCATAGTAAGACAATCAATTCTTTATGCAAGAATGTGAAATGTTTTAAGGATATAAGCAGTTGCTTGTCTTACCTAGGCAAATACTCTGTCACTATTGATAGATGGGGGCGTTTTGTAACAGACCCCATGAAGAGTACCACATTTGGATGGCGAACTCGTTTCATTATTGCAACCTAAAGCAATGCAAATAACAACTTCAACATAACTAGCTTCTGCTTTACCCCATTGATGGTGAAAGGAAATAGAAGAGGCTTTGATAGACCAAGTTCTAAATCTTTTTGTGCACAACTAGTATTGCATATACAAGTTTTAAGCATGTCAGCGCAACAGAGAGTTCACTATTGTGCCCCACTGGTCATGCAGCCAACTTGAATAATTAGAATTTATGACATGCAGCAGTATTATTCTAGTTGGAGAAATGAGGTGTCTGTAAATACCAGACAGGTGATTTTTACACTCCAAAAATCTGATAGACTGAAAAGAGGTGTGCATATTGAACTGAAAAGAGAAATACAAGAGGCCGGTGTGCGCCCAATGAAATGAAATGCTGCCATACACGAACGAGTGGAAGACATGTGTATATTTAGTTGTGCAAGAATCTTGCATTCAATAACCAAGGCAGTgccttaataaaatataaataatttccgCCCATCAAGATGGAGAAAAAACTTGGAACAAGCATTCAAATAGGGAAACTGAAAACACAAGGTACACAATCATCAATAAGGCAGAGATATGGTCAACACTAGCACAACATGAGacgaaaaaaataatagtaattttaggaaagagaaattattttgaaatagaaaAGGACAAATGACAAAGTATAAGACACTAAGCCAAAGGAATACATTATTCTGATGAGTATAATTGATGATCAACTAATATATATGCCTGGTCTTCAGTACCATATTTATATACTATTTAGCTAATATAATCCAAATCATAAACAATGTGCAATGAAGAGGCACCCTGATACATTTGT comes from the Glycine soja cultivar W05 chromosome 6, ASM419377v2, whole genome shotgun sequence genome and includes:
- the LOC114415265 gene encoding double-stranded RNA-binding protein 1-like isoform X1; protein product: MPTNEDFQSVSNCYVFKSRLQEYAQKAGLPTPVYETIKEGPSHEPSFRSTVIVNDVRYDSLPGFFNRKAAEQSAAEVALVELIKSNLVNQSITQPVCFFQHETGLCKNLLQEYAQKMNYAMPMYQCKKDETPGRASVFSCTVDIGGILYIGGAAKTKKEAEIKAARTALLAIQSSASQASQDQVGHPQLTVLPCRKRATESVAIADENSNPPKPKKARFKRKSSKRKPSRDKMGQIHTENLGIGANINHEVETHASVNGESGILEKKSETFTSEATNNFENGVSVNYQEKETLAGESSLAVNSQEGIFENGKSTELYSKENNLVTVVTELSSVSNGGIPETGVEVNKQQYNGEMVSDHCVVGG
- the LOC114415265 gene encoding double-stranded RNA-binding protein 1-like isoform X2; the protein is MPTNEDFQSVSNCYVFKSRLQEYAQKAGLPTPVYETIKEGPSHEPSFRSTVIVNDVRYDSLPGFFNRKAAEQSAAEVALVELIKSNLVNQSITQPVHETGLCKNLLQEYAQKMNYAMPMYQCKKDETPGRASVFSCTVDIGGILYIGGAAKTKKEAEIKAARTALLAIQSSASQASQDQVGHPQLTVLPCRKRATESVAIADENSNPPKPKKARFKRKSSKRKPSRDKMGQIHTENLGIGANINHEVETHASVNGESGILEKKSETFTSEATNNFENGVSVNYQEKETLAGESSLAVNSQEGIFENGKSTELYSKENNLVTVVTELSSVSNGGIPETGVEVNKQQYNGEMVSDHCVVGG
- the LOC114415266 gene encoding geranylgeranyl transferase type-2 subunit alpha 1-like, coding for MHGRPRKALKQEDEAASAAKTEKLRSVQAQFLANHHNHIYSKEALDLSAKLLEVNPECYTAWNYRKLAVQHFLSNSDSDPHSIFDDELKLVENALRKNFKSYGAWHHRKWVLNKGHSSIDNEMRLLNGFQKMDPRNFHAWNYRRFVAELMKRSDEDELKYTEEVIATNFSNYSAWHNRSVLLSNLLKRKAEGYFPKEKVLEEEFEHVHNAIFTDPDDQSGWFYHLWLIEQTVKIDAPLLVSSWPSHGSNITLIGDNDLRGCGLSLLNGTLSNPGTLPIILYFNQAVEGINSSTVAIKSELLKEELIWKPLSMNNSNTAQFWVVYLNLGNFELQPSKTYSVEINIGHSKGIISSNGNHFDDPSQISCKVFVQTASSEPTEGQGGKRTTWKDTNFQKIDHFQESDSILPADQNHHIPTTSNWCTEEIGEEITKVRDLLFEYDCKIGKLTLARLLSALDSLSFQYDGRKSNTEEVLQLYTDLMKLDPTHYLYYKDEHSLISLKRITSTRDSLLPYCHYYKDATETITGYVCLRLRNLSLSRMGSIENLLWVQMLDLSHNELQSVEGLEAMQLLSCLNLSHNKFGSFTALEPVRLLKSLKVLNISYNELGSHSIDTTRYLCSSPVSHAEEFAWDRFEILTDSINATKFWEAFLIFGSLTLTELNITGNAVADENFRSFLVKVLPTLKWLDDEELS
- the LOC114415267 gene encoding uncharacterized protein LOC114415267, which translates into the protein MEFDEKKAMIRDVALQVVFISLTIFSFLWMHGIPQNLYAKLRHRPPNPRAVQAKRHFVKGAQLLAQARRSKSASSATSLAKQALAEAEKAIALDPKDAASHLLKSMALDLQGFRTNALDALDAALSPLAAGSLAEDERGDALLKRAELKIAMSERRGVDSVLADLTESVKLSPRNAKAWCMLGETYEGNKMGEEAKKAYKEALELEPQLNVAQEALSRLGSS